One Pseudomonas sp. B21_DOA genomic window, GATCATTCGCCGCGAAGACGAGCGTGGCGGTGTGGTGCATGTGCACTTCCCGCGCTTCGGCTTCCGTATCGAAGCGCGCTGATTTATCAAGTCAGCTGCAAAACCTGTGGGAGCGAGCCTGCTCGCGAAGACGATGGATCATTCAACATTGTCGTTGGCTGATGCAGCGCTTTCGCGAGCAGGCTCGCTCCCACAGTTGATTATTTCAGGGCAGCGAGGATTTCGTCTGGATCAAATCCGCGAATCAACGTGCCGTTCACATCGATCAGCGGAATCCCGCGCCCACCCAGTGCCTCATACGCCTGGCGCGCATCGGCATCCTTCTCGATGTCGAACTCCTTGAACGGTATGCCCTTGCTGTCGAGAAAGCGTTTGGTCTGTTTGCAGTAGCCGCACCAGTCGGTGGCATAGAGCACGACATTGGCTTGCGCCCGGGTCTGCGGCGAGACCATTTGCGAGGGTTGAACACCCGCTCGATCTTGCCCCAGTTCTGATAGACCACGACCACCAGCAGCACCAGGACGACTTTTTCAGCACATTGCCGAGCATCAGTTGCGCCGCTTCAACTGATCGGTCAGCGAAGTCGGCAGGCCTTTGATGATCAAGGTGCCGTTCTCTTCGTCGTACTCGATCTTCGAACCCAGCAGGTGCGCTTCGAAGCTGATCGACAGGCCTTCGGCGCGACCGGTGAAGCGGCGGAATTGGTTGAGGGTGCGCTTGTCTGCCGGAATCTCTGGCGACAGGCCGTAGTCCTTGTTGCGGATGTGATCGTAGAAGGCTTTCGGACGCTCTTCGTCGATCAGCTCCGACAATTCTTCCAGGCCCATCGGTTCGCCGAGTTTGGCCTGGCTGCTGGCATAGTCGACCAGGGTCTTGGTTTTTTCGCGGGCCGAGTCTTCCGGCAGATCTTCGCTCTCGACAAAGTCGCTGAAGGCCTTGAGCAGGGTGCGCGTCTCGCCGGGGCCGTCGACCCCTTCCTGGCAGCCGATGAAGTCGCGGAAGTATTCCGAGACCTTCTTGCCATTCTTGCCTTTGATGAACGAGATGTATTGCTTGGACTGTTTGTTGTTCTGCCACTCGGAGACATTGATCCGCGCTGCCAGATGCAACTGGCCAAGGTCGAGATGGCGCGAGGGCGTCACATCGAGCTCGTCGGTGACCGCCACGCCTTCGCTGTGGTGCAGCAGGGCAATCGCCAGGTAGTCGGTCATGCCCTGCTGATAGTGGGCAAACAGAACGTGGCCACCCACTGACAGGTTGGATTCTTCCATCAGCTTCTGCAGGTGCTCGACCGCCACTTTGCTGAACGCGGTGAAGTCACGGCCGCCTTCCATGTACTCCTTCAGCCAGCCGCTGAACGGGAATGCGCCGGACTCCGGATGGAACAGGCCCCAGGCTTTGCCCTGTTTGGCGTTGTAGCTTTCATTGAGGTCGGCGAGCATGTTTTCGATGGCTGCGGACTCGGCCAGTTCAGAGTCACGAGCGTGCAGAACTGCAGGCGTGCCGTCGGGTTTTTGTCGATCAGGTGGACGATGCAATGACGGATCGGCATGGGCTTCTCGGCTGTTGGAAGGGAGGAGGGCAGGCTCCCCGAAAAAGCGCTCAGTGTACCGCAACCACTGGTTTTGGCGGGGGCGAAGGGCAAAACCGGGGCAAGAGGCCGGCCTTATGCGGTTTTTTACCGATTTAGCGCAATAAAGCTGACCAAATGGGTAGCTAGAGGCGGATATTTCCTTGTCGCTGTGCTAGTTTTGCCCGGTCTTGCGCGAAGTCACTGCGTTAAGCGTGCATTCAGCATTTGTCAGGTCGAACCAAACCCTGATTTCGGCATCTATAACCCGACTCGTCGTGGTTATCGCCGAGGGTGCCAGATCCAGAAGATCGGGCTCGATGGCTGACACTGCACTCTGCAATCCATATGAATTTGATAGGGAAGGAACACTACATGGCTCTTACTAAAGACCAACTGATCGCCGACATCGCTGAAGCTATCGACGCGCCGAAAACCACCGCGCGTAACGCTCTGGACCAACTGGGCCAAATCGTTGCCGATCAGCTGGAAAACGGCGGCGAAATCACCTTGCCAGGTATCGGCAAGCTGAAAGTGACCGAGCGTCCTGCCCGCACTGGCCGTAACCCTTCGACTGGCGCTGCCATCGAAATCCCTGCAAAGAAAGTGATCAAGCTGGTTGTGGCCAAAGGCCTGACCGACGCTGTGAACAAGTAAGACGCAGCGATAAAAAAACCGTGCTTCGGAGTGATCCGGGGCACGGTTTTTTTGTGTCTGTGATTTGCTGGCTGAATTGCAGGGCCAGTGTGGAGCGAGCCCGCTCGCGAAAGCGGTGGGTCAGTCGATAATGAATCTGACTGACACGCCGCCTTCGCGAGCAGGCTCGCTCCAGGGAATCTACAGCGCCTTAGCGCACCCAGCGCTCACGCCGCCAGATCTGCTGCTCGGACTTGGTCTGGAAGGTCCAGGCGACAAAGCGGCTCTGCTTCTGCCCCTGCGACATCTCCACCACCTGGCTCTCCAGCACACCGGCCTTCTTCAGCGCGGTTTCAATGGCCGGCAGGTTCGAAGCTTTCGACACCAGCGTGCTGAACCACAACACCTTGTGCTGGAAGTTCGCGCTTTCGGCGATCAGCTGCGTCACAAACCGCGCTTCACCGCCTTCACACCACAGCTCGGCCGATTGTCCGCCGAAGTTCAACACCGGCAGCTTGCGTTTCGGATCAGCCTTGCCCAGAGCACGCCACTTGCGCTCGCTGCCCTTGGTCGCCTCTTCCATGGAGGCGTGGAACGGCGGGTTGCACATGGTCAGGTCGAAACGCTCGCCCGGCTCGAGCAAGCCTATGAGGATGTGCTTGCGGTTTTCCTGCTGACGCAGCTGGATGACCTTGCTCAGATCGTTGGACTGCACGATGGCTCGGGCCGCCGCCACGGCTGTCGGATCGATCTCCGAGCCGAGGAAATGCCAGCGGTATTCGCTGTTGCCGATCAGCGGATAAACGCAGTTGGCGCCCATGCCGATGTCCAGCACATTGACGATCGCACCGCGCGGCACCTTGCCATCGTTCATGCTCGCCAGCAGGTCAGCGAGAAAGTGTACGTAATCGGCACGCCCCGGAACCGGAGGGCAGAGGTAGTCCGCCGGAATATCCCAATGCTGGATGCCATAGAACGCCTTGAGCAGCGCCCGGTTGAACACGCGCACCGCATCGGGGCTGGCGAAGTCGATGCTTTCCTTGCCGTATGGGTTGGTGATCACAAACTTCGCCAGTTCCGGCGTGGTTTTGATCAGCGCCGGGAAGTCGTAACGACCCTGATGGCGATTGCGCGGATGCAGGCTGGCCTTCTCGCGCGGCTCGACGGCTTTGCTCGGGGATGCGGCGTCAGGCTTCTTGCGCGCAGGTTTGGGTGTGCGGGGGCAGTCATGGGCGTGGTCGATTCGGGTATGGCTGAAAGTGGCGGGTATTGTCCCACATTGTTCAGCGATAGCGTTTGCTTATGCGTAAACGGTCTAAAATACTGTCATATTTGACAGTGTGTATTGTCGTTCTATTCAAGTTCACTGTCAGGGCAATCCTAAACAACGCAGCCGTCCAAAACTAATCAATTTAAAGTTAAGGAAAACACTCATGACACAATCAATTACGTTTCCCGGTGCAGATTCCGGGATGATCAATTGCGATTCGAAACCGCAACAGGGAATCGAGGTCAAAGTCGCCTTGCCAGGAGCTCAGGTCGGCTCGCCGTGGGAGCTTGTATGGGAGGGATTTAGAGATGCAGAACTTACGCAGCCGGTAGAGGGAACGCAGACACCACCGCTCAAAGGCTTTGTCACGGCAACAGACACGACCGAAGGCTTAAAAAGAACGATTGGCGATTATTTTCTTCACATCAGACCCATTCGAACAGGATGGGGAAAAGTGTCTTTCACGCTCAATCGCGGCAATCCACAGCACGAGAGCATTCACGTGGACTTAATCAATGCTGCGGGGGAATATTGCGAAGAAGCCCTAGGGAAGTGAAGGGTTGAAAGCAGGATGAAACAAAGGGAGGCCATTGCGGCCTCCCTCTTTCAATGCGATCTGCCGTTAAAGGCTGGCAATCCTCGCATGCTGCTCGGCCAGCTTGCCCAGGGCCTGTTCGGCCTCGGCCAGTTTGGCGCGTTCCTTGTCGATGACTTCGGCCGGGGCCTTGTCGACGAACCCGGCGTTGGCCAGCTTGCCGCCAACCCGCTGGACTTCGCCCTGCAGACGCAGGATTTCCTTGTCCAGACGTGCCAGTTCGGCGCCTTTGTCGATCAGACCGGCCATCGGCACCAGCACTTCCATCTCGCCAACCAGTGCGGTGGCGGACAGCGGTGCTTCTTCGCCAGGGCCGAGTACGGTGATCGATTCCAGACGCGCCAGCTTCTTCAGCAGCGCTTCGTTCTCGGTCAGCCGGCGCTGGTCGTCAGCGCTGACGTTCTTCAGGAAGATCGGCAGTGGCTTGCCCGGGCCGATGTTCATCTCGCCACGAATGTTGCGCGTGCCGAGCATCAGTTCCTTGAGCCATTCGATGTCGTTTTCCGCCGCCGGATCGATGCGCTCTTCATTGGCCACCGGCCAAGGCTGGAGCATGATCGTCTTGCCCTGAATGCCGGCCAGCGGCGCAATGCGCTGCCAGATTTCTTCAGTGATGAACGGCATGAACGGATGCGCCAGTCGCAGCGCCACTTCCAGTACGCGCACCAGTGTACGGCGAGTGCCACGCTGACGTTCTACGGGCGCGTTCTCGTCCCACAGCACTGGCTTGGACAATTCCAGATACCAGTCGCAGTACTGGTTCCAGATGAACTCGTACAACGCTTGCGCGGCGAGGTCGAAACGGAATTGATCCAGTTGACGGGTCACTTCGGCTTCGGTGCGTTGCAGCTGCGAGATGATCCAGCGATCGGCCAGCGACAGCTCGTAAGCTTCGCCGTTCTGGCCGCAATCTTCGCCCTTGTCCAGAACGTAACGCGCGGCGTTCCAGATCTTGTTGCAGAAGTTGCGATAGCCTTCGACGCGACCCATGTCGAACTTGATGTCGCGACCGGTCGAGGCCAGCGAGCAGAAGGTAAAGCGCAGGGCGTCGGTGCCGTAGCTTTCGATGCCATTGGCGAATTCTTCGCGGGTGGCTTTCTCGATCTTCTTCGCCAGTTTCGGTTGCATCAGGCCCGAGGTGCGCTTCTGCACCAGGGTTTCCAGGTCGATGCCGTCGATGATGTCCAGCGGGTCAAGGACGTTGCCCTTGGACTTGGACATCTTCTGGCCCTGGCCGTCGCGTACCAGACCGTGTACGTACACAGTCTTGAACGGAACCTGCGGCGTACCGTCTTCGTTCTTCATCAGGTGCATGGTCATCATGATCATCCGGGCAACCCAGAAGAAAATGATGTCGAAACCGGTGACCAGCACGTCGGTGGAGTGGAATTTCTTCAGGAACTCGGTCTGCTCAGGCCAGCCCAGAGTAGAGAACGTCCATAGGCCGGAACTGAACCAGGTGTCGAGTACGTCATTGTCCTGTTGCAGCGCAACGTCCGGGCCGAGGTTGTGCTTGGCACGCACTTCGGCTTCGTCGCGACCGACGTAGACTTTGCCTGACTCGTCGTACCAGGCCGGAATCCGGTGGCCCCACCACAGCTGACGGCTGATGCACCAGTCCTGGATGTCGCGCATCCACGAGAAGTACATGTTTTCGTACTGCTTGGGCACGAACTGGATGCGGCCGTCTTCAACAGCGGCGATAGCAGGCTCGGCCAGTGGCTTGGTCGACACGTACCACTGGTCGGTCAGCCACGGCTCGATAACCGTGCCGGAGCGATCGCCTTTTGGCGTTTTCAGGTTGTGATCGTTGACGCTCACCAGCAGGCCGGCAGCGTCGAATGCGGCGACGATCTGCTTGCGCGCTTCGAAACGTTCCAGGCCAGCGAACTCGGCCGGAATCTTGCCGTCAATGCTCTCGTTCAGCGTGCCGTCGAGGTTGAATACCTGTGCAGCAGGCAGCACGTTGGCGTTCTTGTCGAAGATGTTCAGCAGCGGCAGGTTGTGGCGCTTGCCGACTTCGTAGTCGTTGAAATCGTGGGCCGGGGTGATTTTCACGCAGCCGGTGCCGAATTCAGGGTCGCAGTAATCGTCAGCGATGATCGGGATGCGCCGGCCAACCAGTGGCAGCTCGACGAATTTGCCGATCAGGGCTTTGTAGCGCTCGTCGTTCGGGTTAACCGCGACGGCGGAGTCGCCGAGCATGGTTTCCGGACGGGTGGTGGCGACGATCAGGAAGTCATTGCCCTCGGCGGTTTTCACGCCGTCAGCCAATGGGTATTTCAGGTTCCACAGGAAGCCTTTCTCTTCGTGGTTTTCCACTTCGAGGTCGGAAATCGCCGTGTGCAGTTTGGTGTCCCAGTTGACCAGACGCTTGCCGCGATAGATCAGGCCGTCTTCATGCAGACGCACGAAGGCTTCCTTGACCGCTTCCGAGAGACCGTCGTCCATGGTGAAGCGCTCGCGGCTCCAGTCGACGGACGAGCCGAGGCGGCGGATCTGCCGGCTGATGTTGCCACCGGACTGATCTTTCCATTCCCAGACTTTCTCAAGGAATTTTTCCCGGCCCAGATCGTGACGATTCTGGCCCTGGGCTTCGAGTTGGCGCTCCACCAGCATCTGCGTGGCGATACCGGCGTGGTCGGTGCCCGGCTGCCACAGGGTGTCGCGACCCTGCATGCGGCGGAAACGGATCAGTGCGTCCATGATTGCGTTGTTGAAGCCGTGACCCATGTGCAGGCTGCCGGTGACGTTCGGCGGCGGGATCATGATGGTGTAGGACTCGCCCGCGCCTTGCGGGGCGAAGTAGTTCTCGGACTCCCAGGTCTTGTACCAGGAAGTTTCAATGGCGTGCGGCTGGTAGGTCTTATCCATGCGCGGCGGGACCCTATTGGCATTTATTCAGGAAAAGCCGGGAAGTATAGCCGTGGGGACAGCCACAAGCCACAAGCTGCAAGCTTCAAGAGGAGCGCGGCGGATTTGCTTTGGCTTTGGCTTGCAGCTTAAAGCTTGCCGCTTGCAGCTGCGGCGAGCAGCCGCTCCATCCGCGCATCGAGGCGGCGTTTGATTTCGGTTTCGATGTGCGGGGCGAAGTCGTCGATCACGTCTTGCATGATCAGTTGCGCAGCGGCGCGCAGTTCGCGGTCCAGGTGGAGGAGGGCGTCCGGGCCTTTATCGACCGGGGCGGCAACCTGGGCAGCCGGGGCCGGCGTTGGTTCTTGTTCGACCGCCGCCGGCTCATTGCTGACGGAATCGAACAGCATCGGAATCTGTTCCTGTTCGCTGTCATCGACCGTATCGGTCAACAGCGGTGGTTGCAGGTTGTCATCGCCGAGCAACTGACGGATCGATTCGAGATCGTCCAGCAGGTGAGCGGACTTCTGTTGCGGTTTCGGAGTGTCCATTGGAGTGCTCAGAGTCGCTGTAAACGGTGGTCTTGCAGAGGATAGCCCTGTTCGCGGTAGGAACGGAAACTCTCCCGCGCGGCGGCTCGAATGGTCGGATCTTCCACCACTACCTCCGCCACTCGGGCGAATTTGCTGGCGAAGGCCGGCACTTTCAGATCGAGATTGACCAGCAGATCCTGATGCTCGCCACAGTCTTCCCCGAGTCCCAGCACGATCAAGCCGTCCGGTTCACTGTCGGCAGGGCCGTGGGGCACGAAGCTTTCGCCCTTGAATGCCCACAGGCGCGCATCAAGATCGTCACGCTGGGCCGCATCGCTGCAATGCAGGTAAATGCGGTGGCCCATGCGCCAGGCTTTCTCGGTGAGCTTGCAGGCAAAGTCCAGGCGTGCAGAAGGATCGGCGCTGGGCAGGATATAGAAGTCGACTTTGGTCATTGCGGTTCCAGAGCGGCAAGTGGCGTCACCCGAGAGTGACGCCACCTTTCAGCGGTTTCAGGCCTTGGCGCGATCCAGCAGGTACTGGGTCAGCAGTGGAACCGGACGGCCAGTGGCGCCTTTGTCCTTGCCGCCGCTGGTCCATGCCGTGCCGGCGATGTCCAGGTGCGCCCAGTTGAGGTTCTTGGTGAAGCGCGACAGGAAGCAGGCGGCAGTGATGGTGCCGGCCTTCGGCCCGCCAATGTTGGCGATGTCGGCGAACGGGCTGTCCAGTTGCTCTTGATACTCATCGAACAGCGGCAGTTGCCAGGCGCGGTCGTCGGCAGCCTTGCCGGCGCTGAGCAACTGGTCGATCAGTTCGTCGTTGTTGCCCAGCAGGCCGGACGTGTGTGCGCCCAGGGCCACTACGCAAGCGCCGGTCAGGGTGGCGATGTCGATCACCGCTTGTGGCTTGAAGCGCTCGGCGTAGGTCAGTGCATCGCACAGCACCAGGCGGCCTTCGGCGTCGGTGTTGAGGATTTCCACGGTCTGGCCGCTCATGGTGGTGACGATGTCGCCGGGACGCGAAGCGTTGCCGCTCGGCATGTTCTCGGCGCAGGCGAGGATGCACACCAGATTGATCGGCAGTTTCAGCTCGAGCACGGCGCGCAAGGTTCCGAATACGGAGGCAGCGCCGCCCATGTCGTACTTCATTTCGTCCATGCCGGCACCCGGCTTCAGGCTGATGCCGCCGGTGTCGAAAGTAATGCCCTTGCCGACCAGCGCGTATGGCTTCTCGGATTTCTTGCCGCCGTTGTATTGCATGACGATCAGGCGCGGTGGCTGGGCGCTGCCCTGGCCCACGGCGTAGAACGAGCCCATGCCGAGGGATTTGATCTTCTTCTCGTCGAGTACTTCGACTTTCAGATCCTTGAACTCTTTGCCCAGGTTCTTCGCCTGTTCGCCCATGAAGGTCGGGTGACAGATGTTCGGCGGCAGGTTGCCCAGATCGCGGGTGAAGGCCATGCCGTTAGCGATAGCAGTGGCGTGATTCACGGCGCGCTGAACTTCGGCTTGCGCAGCCTTGATGGTCAGCAGGGTGATTTTCTTCAGCGCGCGCGGTTCGGCTTTCTGGCTCTTGAACTGGTCAAAGGTGTAGCCGCCGTCGACCAGGGTTTCTGCCAGCAGGCGAGTCTTGCCGTAGCTGTCGCGACCTTTAACGATGACTTCGTCCAGCGCCAGCACGGCATCACCGCCGCCCAGACCTTTGAGGGTGTTGAGGATGCCGGCAACGATTTTGCGGAACGGACGATCGCCCAGTTCCTCGTCCTTGCCCACGCCGACCAGCAAAACGCGCTCGGCTTTCAGGTTCGGCAGGCTGTGCAGCAGCAGGCTTTGACCGACCTTGCCGGCCAGGTCGCCACGCTTGAGCACGGCGCTGATCGCGCCGCCGCTCGACTCGTCGACCAGTCTGGCGGCGACACCGAGTTTTCGGCCTTCGCCGACGGCAACCACCAGGGTGGCGGTTTTCAACGTTTCTGGGCTAACGCTTTTTACAACCAGTTCCATGTCCGGATCCCTGAATGAATGGTCAACACGCAGGCGTTCGACGTTGTCCGCAATCGCCTGCTTATAAAGAGAAGAGGCGCAGGCCGAAGCCTGCGACAAGGGCCGCAGTTTGAACCTCGCTCCCCGCGCCTGACAACCCTCGAGCAAAGGATTACAGAGATGGATGAGTGTGCGCAGTGACAGGCGCACCCAATCACAGGATAATGCCGCATCTTTTTCGACCGCTCTGCATGGCGGGCCGGTCGATGTGTTTGCTTGTTTGGCCGCCTT contains:
- a CDS encoding HU family DNA-binding protein, coding for MALTKDQLIADIAEAIDAPKTTARNALDQLGQIVADQLENGGEITLPGIGKLKVTERPARTGRNPSTGAAIEIPAKKVIKLVVAKGLTDAVNK
- the rlmF gene encoding 23S rRNA (adenine(1618)-N(6))-methyltransferase RlmF, which translates into the protein MDHAHDCPRTPKPARKKPDAASPSKAVEPREKASLHPRNRHQGRYDFPALIKTTPELAKFVITNPYGKESIDFASPDAVRVFNRALLKAFYGIQHWDIPADYLCPPVPGRADYVHFLADLLASMNDGKVPRGAIVNVLDIGMGANCVYPLIGNSEYRWHFLGSEIDPTAVAAARAIVQSNDLSKVIQLRQQENRKHILIGLLEPGERFDLTMCNPPFHASMEEATKGSERKWRALGKADPKRKLPVLNFGGQSAELWCEGGEARFVTQLIAESANFQHKVLWFSTLVSKASNLPAIETALKKAGVLESQVVEMSQGQKQSRFVAWTFQTKSEQQIWRRERWVR
- a CDS encoding valine--tRNA ligase: MDKTYQPHAIETSWYKTWESENYFAPQGAGESYTIMIPPPNVTGSLHMGHGFNNAIMDALIRFRRMQGRDTLWQPGTDHAGIATQMLVERQLEAQGQNRHDLGREKFLEKVWEWKDQSGGNISRQIRRLGSSVDWSRERFTMDDGLSEAVKEAFVRLHEDGLIYRGKRLVNWDTKLHTAISDLEVENHEEKGFLWNLKYPLADGVKTAEGNDFLIVATTRPETMLGDSAVAVNPNDERYKALIGKFVELPLVGRRIPIIADDYCDPEFGTGCVKITPAHDFNDYEVGKRHNLPLLNIFDKNANVLPAAQVFNLDGTLNESIDGKIPAEFAGLERFEARKQIVAAFDAAGLLVSVNDHNLKTPKGDRSGTVIEPWLTDQWYVSTKPLAEPAIAAVEDGRIQFVPKQYENMYFSWMRDIQDWCISRQLWWGHRIPAWYDESGKVYVGRDEAEVRAKHNLGPDVALQQDNDVLDTWFSSGLWTFSTLGWPEQTEFLKKFHSTDVLVTGFDIIFFWVARMIMMTMHLMKNEDGTPQVPFKTVYVHGLVRDGQGQKMSKSKGNVLDPLDIIDGIDLETLVQKRTSGLMQPKLAKKIEKATREEFANGIESYGTDALRFTFCSLASTGRDIKFDMGRVEGYRNFCNKIWNAARYVLDKGEDCGQNGEAYELSLADRWIISQLQRTEAEVTRQLDQFRFDLAAQALYEFIWNQYCDWYLELSKPVLWDENAPVERQRGTRRTLVRVLEVALRLAHPFMPFITEEIWQRIAPLAGIQGKTIMLQPWPVANEERIDPAAENDIEWLKELMLGTRNIRGEMNIGPGKPLPIFLKNVSADDQRRLTENEALLKKLARLESITVLGPGEEAPLSATALVGEMEVLVPMAGLIDKGAELARLDKEILRLQGEVQRVGGKLANAGFVDKAPAEVIDKERAKLAEAEQALGKLAEQHARIASL
- a CDS encoding DNA polymerase III subunit chi; translated protein: MDTPKPQQKSAHLLDDLESIRQLLGDDNLQPPLLTDTVDDSEQEQIPMLFDSVSNEPAAVEQEPTPAPAAQVAAPVDKGPDALLHLDRELRAAAQLIMQDVIDDFAPHIETEIKRRLDARMERLLAAAASGKL
- a CDS encoding DNA polymerase III subunit chi, giving the protein MTKVDFYILPSADPSARLDFACKLTEKAWRMGHRIYLHCSDAAQRDDLDARLWAFKGESFVPHGPADSEPDGLIVLGLGEDCGEHQDLLVNLDLKVPAFASKFARVAEVVVEDPTIRAAARESFRSYREQGYPLQDHRLQRL
- a CDS encoding leucyl aminopeptidase, which encodes MELVVKSVSPETLKTATLVVAVGEGRKLGVAARLVDESSGGAISAVLKRGDLAGKVGQSLLLHSLPNLKAERVLLVGVGKDEELGDRPFRKIVAGILNTLKGLGGGDAVLALDEVIVKGRDSYGKTRLLAETLVDGGYTFDQFKSQKAEPRALKKITLLTIKAAQAEVQRAVNHATAIANGMAFTRDLGNLPPNICHPTFMGEQAKNLGKEFKDLKVEVLDEKKIKSLGMGSFYAVGQGSAQPPRLIVMQYNGGKKSEKPYALVGKGITFDTGGISLKPGAGMDEMKYDMGGAASVFGTLRAVLELKLPINLVCILACAENMPSGNASRPGDIVTTMSGQTVEILNTDAEGRLVLCDALTYAERFKPQAVIDIATLTGACVVALGAHTSGLLGNNDELIDQLLSAGKAADDRAWQLPLFDEYQEQLDSPFADIANIGGPKAGTITAACFLSRFTKNLNWAHLDIAGTAWTSGGKDKGATGRPVPLLTQYLLDRAKA